The Vanessa atalanta chromosome 2, ilVanAtal1.2, whole genome shotgun sequence DNA window atttagaaCAAATGAATCAATCAGTGACTGAGAACATGAATCATATGcaaaacaataatgaaaaattaagattatCTAATGAAAAATTAGAAAGGAGACTCGATGAAGCACTTGTTAGTTTAAGACATTTGCATGCACTTCAGGAAAATACTGAATTAGAATATTTGAAGAATATTCTATATGAATATCTTACTGGTTCTGGCACACATTCCGTAACTCTAGCAAAAGTATTATCAGCAGTAGTCAAATTTGATGATAAACAAACAGAGATGGTACTACAAAAGGAAAAAGAAAGACAAGGCCTTGTAAGTTATTGTTTATTACACTATTTTGAAAAGTTGTCATGGGTAAACAATTTTTGCCAAACCCATGCCTTATATTTTCGTTTAACTATTTCAATGAGCAATTTAGTctctcaaataataaaatatacttaagttaaattaattaatattgtttttgttctgcattaaataataataattatatgtataacttttttttcagCTGCATCAACTTGgcattatttgataaataattccattaatatataaaggtaaattaatcatattatttattttttagttaaacacatttttaatattttgtacagagataaattaagttaaacatTGTGTAAAGTAAAAATGCAATAATGATGCCATTTTGTACAATTTGTTCTATTTAAAGCAGATTTTATATACCTGGTTAATAATTAGGTGTGAAAATGtaatcacaataattatattaataaaaatactaaaaattttatctatataattatttcgaaaatttggaattgttaataaaaaacctttattaaaaacacatggtttattatttttttgatgtgTAGAACAGAAACAAGCaagcaatatattatatcttatattagATTTCTAAATCAGAGAAATTTATGTCATCACCCGAGTCATTGTCAAATTCGTTTTTACTCATTTCTAACAGAAATGCATCTATTTCCAAATTAGTTACTGCAATACCTTCAGATTCTTGTTTCTTTAGGTgcctgtaattttataatttcactaATGTAAAGAAATGCAAATACATGAACCATTTAAAGGAAAGTGGCACTTATGCTCACCAACAAATATTAGATCAGAAATACAACAAACCCTATTaacaatgtattattaaatatttgaaatactggTTATTTTAGCTATATTTTATCAAGCTCTCACTGTGTACAGTGTACAGACTGATTTACATCTTAACCTGGTTCTGGTATTTctcatgtaaattaattttagatgaATCTATattgcaatgaaataaattgttatatcaCCAACTATTGAGAATTAACCTCCATAATTCATATTTCAAAACACTAAGTAATTAGATTCTTcagatagatttatttatatgataaagataaaaagagaaatgtttaaaaatgacATGATTTTCTTACCTCAAAAATGTTCTTCTTTTTCTTTCAgagagattttttaatattgactgATACTTAATCTCATTGTCGACAACTTTTtcttcactttttttttcaacaatcaACTgcaatttagatttattaaaactttacaaatagATCTGAGGTAAATAATGGTGTATCTATATTGATATAATCAATTATACTTACTTCTGAGGGCTTACAGCATTTagtacaaacttttttttcagTTGCACATTTATTACACATAACATGGTAAgcatgcttaatatttctttgttcaCATGAAACACATTTTCCTGGGACTGTGAGAGGTTTGTacttcttgtattttattttccattctATTATTCCTTTACAACGTTCACACACACCAGTcacttctaaattatttaaaagtttagtttTCTTACTGGTGTCATGCAAAGtgtttttaaatacagttctattttgatgtttttgtgGTCTTGTTCTATTCGTATTTCCTCTAGAACAGCTCATACTGAAATTAatcctatataataaatacaaaatcaatacgAAGTTGTTTTTATCCTTAAGACTAACAATAGGTTATGCTTATACATGCAGTTATGACAGTAGATAATGAGAATTAAATCGCAGATTAAATGACGTGAATAACATTTGTAACTTGTAACTGTCATTTGTAACTTGTAACATAACTGACACCAGTTATGTTTGTTTTGACATGCATCCACAGGATAAACACAATACACATTACTTTCATACAGTTTAGTATGTCACAAGGGATTTCTAAGGTGGGTTCCGATGAAATGTCTCATGTAAAattcgtaaaataatttaattttgtcagTCAAATATTAAGAAAGCTATGAAATCTTTAGATTTCAGATTATTTTCCGGGTATTGATAATaggtacaaaaattaaaatactaaaactccaatggaagtaggaaaaaagataattacgtatttcatgcgttttgatatcaaatattgtaaaatttgacATGTTAATAGCCTGCGCAAATTGAAGACTCAAATATGTCCCAATTGGGAATTGGAGCCACCAATAAAAAATGATCGGAACATGAGAAAAAAATCTTTGCGATATTCAAATACTTTTCATATCttccaaaatattaataaaattaaaatatatatccaaagaattttcattttaatgaaacagTTATGTATCGAATGGTTTAATAGGGCACTGGACATACTTCTAtcttttaagccggaacaccAACACTaagttttgcggtagaatattcaATGAGTGGGTGGTTGCCGGTTGGTCGATTTTGACAAATACTATATCCCTCTATCATCTTTTTCTATCGTACTATTTTAAACAAGTCACCTCACACGACACTGCATTTTAGAGTAATGTTCTTGTTTTTTGTTATACGAAAATATctgtaaaaaatcaattaattagagtatctaacattttttatataatctattgtaagcatttttataatatacaaaaattagtagaatttgaaatgatttattacaaattacaatagtCTGTGACCAAGTACAAGGTTTTACTCTGTGTTTACTGGCTGTCTGTGAATTCTGTGGTGTTGGCTTTCATTCgcaagttttttaataattcatttcagtTTCTAGCAAGTACACCGGTAAACcggtatctattttattataactaatagataatttataatttaatgtacttaTTGTCATAAGAGCTACTgactatgttttaaaaattaaatcaaatattgtcATAACTTTTATCAGTATCAGTAGTTACTTagtaattatcaaataatttgttatagttATGTTAATTCATTTCAGTAAATACACGGTAAAAGGCTTAAAGAATTTTCAGCCGTTTGTTGAAGACGAAATAGTTGCTTTAAGCGAAAGATATATAGGtttgtctaatttatttttaatgtgacaatcaaagaaaatgtttatgaaaattGCTATCATAATATTGTTGATTCAACTATGACATGTCCAGAAACTATTCTATCAATTATATTTGCCATGAAAGACTTACCTTTAGACAACATTGTTAGTACACAAACTCAAgtagacaaaaaataattagtagcaGTGAAGAATTTCTAAAACTAGAACATATTACTTTCTTCCAAATCAAATACTAACTACCTACTTTTTGTATAAGAAGTATAATTCTATAATTGATTTTCTCCAGgactacattttaatattaattagaaacagGTCACTCttaatcttatttttacatgttaatttaataattgtgttacatatatgtttaaaacaacaataacataAGAAGAGCagaaagattaaatttaattgaaggtataaaaaaaaagtaatgatttcatatttttttttaaataataacatagaaATAGTTTGagcatataattaatatttttaagacaaaatataaacaatcatTGTCAAATTTTGcatgtaatttttaaacagaCATTTTTTTCTAGCATAATGGATGACTCAGAAATTATTGAAATCAGAGATGACAAAAATAGTGTAGATGTGGATTATCAAGAGGAAAACTTACCAGAACAACCACAAAGGTCATTTGGTCCACCTAAAAAGTTCCGTAATAATTACAGGTCCGTATCATaattggtgttagggctttctTAGTATGCCTGAATTCCGTCCATTAATTACTCCAAACATAAAAACTTTGTACAGCTACAACATAATGATTAATAGTagctatgttataaaataataagaaaaaccaAATATTGTGTGTGTGgttgtgtatatgtgtgtgtagaCTATTCAACTTTGATATTGAATTGACATGATATCTTGAACAATCTATGGTATTCATTATGCattcttgaaaattttatttttaatgttggctaagttgtttttgttattaaagtgTTTATAAGTAGTTGAGtcaaatattgttgtttatataaagtaatattaaatggggattgtttgtgtataatagtGAGTCTAGAAATATCACCAAATTGCTTGGAATATGTAAAGCTATGGTCTGTTTGTCCATTTATTCTAATGGAATAGGCAACctgtatttgtgtttatatgtatgtattgtaggGGTATGTGTGTTGTAtagttaattttcttataacatTAATTGTAAGAACTTTTTTCCTCATTTATCTTATAAAGCTAGCAAacgaaaactatattaatacaaattgtgtataattattatggatATACATATTGGACAATGTTATGGTGTATGTTATTTCCCCAatcttattacattttaatagccatattttaagttatataactaaatagaacccttgtgcctgttagaGGGCAGGCCAATGtgagcataaaaaaataaaaatttagtttaatgaTTAATAGCTATCATGCATTGACTCAaaagagtctacttgaataaggaATTTTATGaaggaataataaatttaaccaaattcaaaataagaaggagtttaaagtttagttttttttttttacttataactctgtcattcataaaaaatttggaaaattatatttttgtttgaaagtAAATAACTTCTCATTTAgtctcatttaaatttgaattgggttgtttttgttaaaattttatattatatattattgattaagaatatatttaattgttatcaaaCAATACATTTTGACTTACAATTGTTTCAGGAATGATCGTTATAATAATGCTTATGGAGATTATAGCGGGGGCTATGGTCCACCAGGTGGTGGATACGGCCGTAATTTTAGGCCTCCACGTAATTACGGACCGCGTGGTTATTATCCAATACCGGATGGTCCACCTCCAACGTTCTATCAAGGGCCACAAGGACCTCCAGGGCCTCAGGGACATCCAGGAAATTTCATGTGGGGAAGAGGATTTGGTCCTGGAGGACCACCAATTCGGAGACTACCGATGGATGACAAAACAATAAGATATCTTTTACGTTAGTATCATaagataacaaaaaagttttgattgtttaataattaattatgtaattaatattattactgacGAATAGGCTGCGGTGTTGCAAAAGAATACGTGAGGAATTTGCCACGTGATTTACTGCAGCTGATGGAACCGGAGTTCTGTGGGCTTTGCGCTCAAAGCTTCGAATCATTTGCTATGTGTAAGTCatgttaataaaagtaataaaagaaaatgatgaCGGTCAAATAATAAGTCTTAAATTTTCCAATTGTACGAaacatttcgatttaatttgtttacagCTCGCATTCATTACATTTCCAAAAATCATTTGAAGAATCAGAAAAAATGGTTAACACAACAATCTGAGATAGGATTCCGTCGCACCAAAGAGGTAACTAGACAATTTGTCAACGTAATGTTTCAGTAGTGATTTTGGCGACCATCCGATTCACATAATGGTAATCTTTTTAAACATATTGCTCCTTACTTGATATGCTGTTCGCAAGACTTGGGCTGCCTCGTGATTGCGGACAGATAAGATCAAGTGAGATTTATGTGAACACTGTCGTCAAAATGGAAActtatattgtaacaaattgTCGATCTTCACGTTGTTGAAGACGTGAAGTTTTTGTCTTAAAAAATCTACCTCcagtaatttaaatgtttaaatgttgCCAGTATTTCTTGgaactttttttatcatctaagaAATTCTATAATGGAACATACCCCATATGGGTCGATATTAGACCTGTCTATCTGTCCGagttgttttatgttttagttAGATAGTCGTCGCATAATGTTGCTGCAGATGTAAACTATTGATACAAATTTATGGAAAATATCGACTTTTTACCCGACTTGTATCTACGAGCCCAATTTTTTATTCCCATCTAAgacataacatatattaataatacttcctttcttttaaatataaaaaaaaacacattcatGGTCGACATCACAGTGTTGGCACTTTCGCGTTTGGATTGTACATGggatcataattttaaaagtggGTTAAAcgctatttatttactaaaaaccgTTACCATTTCAGATACCACTGAAAGCACGTGAGCTGTACTGTGAATTGTGTGACGTTCATATTACTTCGAAAACACATTCAGAGTCTCATTATGCTGGGAAACCACACAGAGCGTATGTCTATCGTTTATTAattctttgaatattttagatttggtaattatacagttatataagagccaagatggcccagtggttagaacgcgtgcatcttaaccgatgatttcgggttcaaactcaggcaagcaccactgaatcttcatgtgcttaatttgtgtttataattcatctcgtgctcggcggtgaaagaaaacatcgtgaggaaaccagcatgtctctaagttcaacaaaattctgccacatgtgtattccatcaatcagcattggagcagcgtggtggaatatactccaagagcttctcctcaaagggagaggaggccttggcgcagcagtggcaaatttacaggctgttaatgtaatgtaatgtaataaaaaacaggCAATCTGTATTGCTAATATAATCGTCGAAATATTCGAAAAAGCCTTGTTCTAATATGTATTCTGGGATCTTCAAAATCTTAAATTTCTGGAATTAATGGCAAATGTCATGTCGTCGACAATCAATGTCCCCGGCAGAATGTTGAAActgcaaaatttaaattaccttaCATTAAATTCTCGGACATGATTTGTAACGaggaaaaatgttttattttataggatcGTTGAGGGACGCAAGAATCCCAAGAATCCATTTTTGCTTCAACAGGGAATGGAAGAGCGAGTGTAAGTTATCTgtttggttttaaattaaattttaaaataacggcCACTGTATGTCTGTAGCCTGCCAAAGGgccaaatgattttttaaataaaatgtaaacccCATTTTGCCATTTaccaaatcatttaaaatatatatatttatgctaaAATAAGGCTTAAGCTTAACGTAACAAATACTCGAAATGTTCGAGCCCGTCCGTACTGCGGGCGCGCACACGACAATTGCATTGTCCGCCGGAACCGCGTGCGCGGTGCGTCAGGACGCTCACTAATGAATACCAACGATACCACGCAAAAAGCACTCTTACTCTAGTTTGTTTCCTCTTTTCGCTtgaaccgctgaaccgatttagatgaattttGGTATGGTGATAGTTTGAGTCTCAGGGGAAggacaggctacttttttaaattcacccATCGAGGGACTGAAATgagtttgtgtgctatagataaagatttataaatttcgcgcgggtacaGACCCAGGTTTAGCTTGTTTACATAACAAGCTGAACCTGGAGCTGAAccataatatgttaattaataaaaaactaaacaaacaaaataaataaacaattaacataatatgttaattgtttCTATTTTGATTAGCAAAAGTAAGAGCTGACTGACTTAAGAGTCAGCATCAAGAACTCTTACAAGTCTTACTGTCGCTAAGGCAACAGACCACGGATTTACATTTAATCTTTCTGTAATTAGGGATCAACTTATCCGCCgcgaaaagaaaaatttaaaaccaatTGAAGAGGATGAAGCGCTCGAGAAAGTTCCAAAAGTTATCCAACCTGATATGTATTGTGAAATATGCAAGGtattttcatcaataatttgtaaccttctttttattgcaaataaattattttatagaacatttttttttgttttgtcattCACTAAATAGTTATACTAAACTCGTTAAATTtgaggtaaaattttataaagtttaatttaatttgcagaCGTCAGTAACGTGCTCCGAACAAATGACGATGCACTTGAACGGAAAGAAACATCTCTCCAAGGAAAAGCAGCACATCTTGAAAATGATGAAGGGCGGAAATGGAACACGTGAGTTTTAATTGTACTCTATATGcgtgttatttaaatatcacacaATTTTATTGTCAGGCACGACTTATATACTAAGaatgtagaaaaataaaatttcagtcTACTGTTTGAAATGCGACCGATGAATTATACtaaatgtccgaaaatccacaacaacgcattttaaggcattttctgcctcgcacaaccaatCTGTGGAAACAGCTTTCGTGGGTGGTTATTCCAAACTGATACGACttggaacctttaagaaaacagcttatacatttcttaaacgcaacgcacctgcaagccccggttttgcagatgtccatgggcgttggtagtcactttccatctgAAGAAACTTGCTCATTTGGCaacatactataaaaaaatataaactcacgTACTTAAGAAGGATgacctaaatattaatttatttatatatacgttaaagcgaaatgatttaatatatttgcatatgATACTGCCAGTTTTTGTCAGAAGTTTCTAGTGTAACTTGTTTTTGCATGTAACCCATTACTACGGAGGTAATAGTTACCGCTTTGTCGCGATACATATGCATATACACATTACACACACATGTGTAAAGTTTTGAGGTTTAAGAGTTCATTTTCGCGGcatctattaatattaattacagattGACGTAAAGACACAAACTCTAATTTAGCGAAATATTCAACATGACGCTTTATAGATAAACTATTATCACTCGATCTAACAGATTCACACAATTCACAATTCTAACGGATTCAGAACAATGAGCATAACTtactactttattaaataaaaatgaagccattatttatcattttaaaataattattataaaaaggttgGTAAATTCCTAATTAATGTGACAGGACTATCTTTTGTTTAGCTAGGGTAATGCTAAGTctgtatatacttatattattcacaaaactaaaattatctTCTTTATAATTTCCAGAATTACAGGAGAAACCAACTGAAGACAGTACTATGGAAGGtttgactaataataatataatatttctaataaaactgAGCTAGTTACCACATAAGTGCCGgtgtaaattagttttaatacaatataatctaTTGGTGTATCAATAGgttataggtataaaaaagtaagccAATGCCTTGGGGCACAAGTTTGTTCcttaccaaatttaatcaaattcggttcagtgttttggtCGTGAACGAGCAAaagtcagacagacagagttactttctcatttataatattttagtatagatttcaGATTTTCCAAGTATTCGCATAAAGAACAAACTAGAGCTTTGTACCAGCCCGTTTGTATTATCATGAGAGAGGCTTGATAAAAGCCACCCACTGATTAGCTATACTACCCCAAACATCAATATTGTGTATTGCTAATTCGATTTGGAAGGATTTGGCGGTTCACGAATACTTTTATAGTGCCAATATCCAAAGGCGGAGATGATCACTAACTATTGCATGTTTATAtctgttaaaaataacaaaaaaaaatatgcttccTTTCCACTGTAAGTATGGACATTAATGTGACTcaaatgttatgaaaaaaatactcttcTTTTATAACAGAAATGCAAGGCCTTTGCTAAACAAATAcctatatagtctattccaatcgaagaagaaatagagataaacaaaccttagatataaacaaataaagctcagccatattgtgcactactatcagttcttgactaatatatctttatttataataaaacactcaaCTACTTATTAACTTCCGTCAATACGCCATTTTTTTCccaatccataatgaatattttatttaatgattaaccAATGATTAGACCAATTATATGGCGTCAATTCGCTGTCGAAtgatgtttatttggcttttgtcctcttgtgattGGAAAAGATTATACAatcaataatagtaatttaacaagaattattattaatagaaaacgAAAATGCTGAAGAAGAAGGTGAAGAAAGTTATGATTGGGGTCAAGGAGAAGAGAAGTGGGAAGAAACTACTCAAAATGAATGGTATTGAGAAcactgaaaattttataaaaaagaaaccaaGTAAAGTAATCTATTTCCATAGGTcagatttttacttaatattaataatttatacataacttAAACCATATATTTTAGCTTGTAACAATTTGTGTTAATTTGGACTATAATTTGCAGTATTTATTTGATGAtagtaaattcataataattgctTAAAGTATGAATGCCTCAAGGccaatttttagttttattatctgCAAACATACAGAATTgagtgaaataatatttattttacacaataatatttattttacaaatttatagaaaaacgaaggatttatttgtacttaataCAAGTGTGTTGCAATTTTCAGAAACCTTAACCACCATGATTGGGTCTTCTCACTGATCGTCGTCGAGCTTCATTTAATTTTGTCGTTACACCATCAATGTCCAGCATCAGTTCTTGAAAtacaaattgtattcaaatttactgtctattaaaatatattattaaataaaacaatcattttattattaaaacaccaAGAACACGAATTTAAAACGGCATATACAATAACAGTAAAATTTTGttgcaaataaactttattatattttacagtgaTTTAAACTAAAAGTAAGACAAACACGCATGAGATGTCATTAGCTTGAATAGTCAGCTGTTGATTAACTTTCCAttgaataatgttatattatttagtcgtaataactgaaaaaaagtttttaaattattcaattatccACATTTGTTTGTGGCAAGTTTGAATCAATTATCTGACTGGtcaccaaaatatttatttatttctaaagattaaaaaaatattaatatttatttaccaactACACGACCGTCTCCTGCGTCGACGTCTTGTTCCCAAGCATCCATGCGTAAAACCAAACCAAAGCGCTAATGCCAAAACGGCTAAGAGTCCCACTAGTAAAATGCCTTGTATTTTAGGGTCACAGAAATTAATAGGTTCctttaaaaattgtacagaGGTCTTTGCAGATGATTTCTTTGCACCTGATGAACTTTTAGCCATCCTTGGAGATGACACTGTTTCATCCACTTGCCCCATTTTCATTCACTAGGTTGGAGAatcttttttgtatgtttattccatattattcatatttatttttaatttaactcgaAATGTATGTATCTGAAATCAtgcctataattattttttgggtTGTAACATGTTTGTTTCATCGTAAATTTTTCAAAGGGTTTCTAATTTTACTTCAGTGACATTGTCAGGATAAAATTGTCAATTGTGATTTTTTACTATCATCAAGTTAAAGTAGGTTGaggtgttataattaatttgttggcacattgacgatgtaaggaacgattaatgtttcttacagcaccaatgtctatgggcaatggtgaccacttaccatctcaatttttttttttttatataactggaTCGTTTGGGCTAATACATGTTGGTACGTTGTAGAAATAGAAGACgagtatttgaaatattttgattcagCTTTTAGTTTTACTAAAAGTAGTCCATCCAGTAGTAGTAGATCCATTGGGATCTCACAAGCTCTGATagcattttttatgttataaacttgtgttaaataaaacaattatttagcatagaaaaatatttattttatttgaatttttataagtatataatatattctattttatcttttagtaggaaccttttttaaatattattttggacaACAGACGTGCGAATATACATTTGCCGTGATGCAAACACAAGTgcgatttacatatatattattctacttaaaaaaataattaaatcgggagttatcgttattaatataatatcattgtataatacaatatctccatttaatttaacatttcataTGGAGAGCCGTCACGAGTTTAAATCgtgaataataatacttttattaaaaaataaacatgcttAGAAAAGTATGACACAAAATATTGCACATTGAATAAATAAGATCGTTAATTTAAATCGGGAATATGTAGAGCATATTTCCAGTTGAATATGTTCTGTCATATAACTCAGGGCCGGATcaaccatatggctttttgggcttcagcccagggccccgtggattcaataaggccccagctaagtcaagtcaaagtcaaaaatagatgataatgcgaaagaatacataactttattaaataaaacagatcgtatggtttgcagccctgcgagtcctgcaattaatcaaaccgatacaattaatttaattcaagtctacgtttagatatgtcttaggtgggcccctaagcccagggccccctaaacttacggtacGGCCCTGATTTAACTTAGTGTGAGTATGCCcacatataatatagatagtcTGCATAGAAATagatttatagaataaat harbors:
- the LOC125071713 gene encoding uncharacterized protein C9orf85 homolog encodes the protein MSCSRGNTNRTRPQKHQNRTVFKNTLHDTSKKTKLLNNLEVTGVCERCKGIIEWKIKYKKYKPLTVPGKCVSCEQRNIKHAYHVMCNKCATEKKVCTKCCKPSELIVEKKSEEKVVDNEIKYQSILKNLSERKRRTFLRHLKKQESEGIAVTNLEIDAFLLEMSKNEFDNDSGDDINFSDLEI
- the LOC125074531 gene encoding uncharacterized protein LOC125074531 isoform X1 — encoded protein: MDDSEIIEIRDDKNSVDVDYQEENLPEQPQRSFGPPKKFRNNYRNDRYNNAYGDYSGGYGPPGGGYGRNFRPPRNYGPRGYYPIPDGPPPTFYQGPQGPPGPQGHPGNFMWGRGFGPGGPPIRRLPMDDKTIRYLLRCGVAKEYVRNLPRDLLQLMEPEFCGLCAQSFESFAMSRIHYISKNHLKNQKKWLTQQSEIGFRRTKEIPLKARELYCELCDVHITSKTHSESHYAGKPHRAIVEGRKNPKNPFLLQQGMEERVDQLIRREKKNLKPIEEDEALEKVPKVIQPDMYCEICKTSVTCSEQMTMHLNGKKHLSKEKQHILKMMKGGNGTQLQEKPTEDSTMEENENAEEEGEESYDWGQGEEKWEETTQNEWY
- the LOC125074531 gene encoding uncharacterized protein LOC125074531 isoform X2, with the protein product MDDSEIIEIRDDKNSVDVDYQEENLPEQPQRSFGPPKKFRNNYRNDRYNNAYGDYSGGYGPPGGGYGRNFRPPRNYGPRGYYPIPDGPPPTFYQGPQGPPGPQGHPGNFMWGRGFGPGGPPIRRLPMDDKTIRYLLRCGVAKEYVRNLPRDLLQLMEPEFCGLCAQSFESFAMSRIHYISKNHLKNQKKWLTQQSEIGFRRTKEIPLKARELYCELCDVHITSKTHSESHYAGKPHRAIVEGRKNPKNPFLLQQGMEERVDQLIRREKKNLKPIEEDEALEKVPKVIQPDMYCEICKTSVTCSEQMTMHLNGKKHLSKEKQHILKMMKGGNGTQLQEKPTEDSTMEENENAEEEGEESYDWGQGEEKWEETTQNE